The Marinobacter szutsaonensis sequence GCGGTTGGTGGCGGGGAGCTGGATTGGGGAGCATTTGCGATCCACGCTTTCAGCCAGTTGCTGATATCGGTGTTCTATGTCGCCCTGTTCGTTGGCGCCTACCTGATTGTGATCGGCCTGATCCGGCTGGTGGTTGGCAAGCGCCGGGCTGCCCATCCGTTATTCGGTCATGTGCGCACCGGGGTGCGTTACCTCATGGGCCTTGGCGCATTACTGGTGATTCTGGCCCAGTTCGGGGCGGGCGCCGCGTTCCTGGCTGCGATGGCGAAGGCTGCCCTGATGGCGCTCGGTTTCTTCGTGGCCTGGCTGGTGCTTGGCCGTCTGATCCGGGAGACGATGACCCGCTACCGGATGGATCCCTCGATCCGGCAGCTGGTGGAGAACCTGTTCTCGGTGCTGGCGGTCACTTTTGCGGTGGTCACGGTGGTTGCCCAATTCGGGTTCGACGTGGTCTCCATCGTGGCCGGGCTGGGTATCGTCGGTATCGCGGTGGGATTTGCTGCCCAGTCCACGCTGTCCAACTTTATCGCCGGTATCACCCTGCTGATCGAGCGTCCTTTTCGCATCGGTGACTGGGTGACGATCAACGGCCAGGATGGCAAGGTGGTGAAGATCGCCCTGCGTACCACCTGGCTGCGGACCCGGGATAACATCTTCACCATGATTCCCAACGACAGCGTGGCGTCCTCCGATATCATCAATTACAGCGCCGAGGGCGCGACACGACTGAATATTCCGGTGGGCATCGCCTACAAGGAGTCGGCACAAGCGGCCCGGGAGGTCATCATGCCGGTTTTGCGGGCGCACCCCGAGGCGCTGCAGTCGGCAGGCATGGAGCCCAGGGTGATGATGGAGAGCCTGGGGGATTCCTCGGTCAATCTGAAAGCACAGGTGTGGATCACGCCGGACAACCTGGATGTGCAGCCGAGGATCATGGCCGAGATCCTTGAACAGATCAAAGAGGCGCTGGATGCCGCCGGTATCGAGATACCTTTCCCGCATCTGCAATTGTTTATCGATGACGCCAAGGGGCTGAAACCGGTGGTGGAGCCCCTGTACCCGAAACTGGCGGGCGACTGATTGGCTGCCATCACGGCAGGATCGGCCCTGGAACGAGGATATACACGTGAACGAGCCCAGCGGCTATTACGAGAGTGACACCACACTGGCGCAGTACCTGGAATTCCACTTTGGTGA is a genomic window containing:
- a CDS encoding mechanosensitive ion channel family protein; the protein is MAETFIGAVVEQLKKNLGDTVDAVGGGELDWGAFAIHAFSQLLISVFYVALFVGAYLIVIGLIRLVVGKRRAAHPLFGHVRTGVRYLMGLGALLVILAQFGAGAAFLAAMAKAALMALGFFVAWLVLGRLIRETMTRYRMDPSIRQLVENLFSVLAVTFAVVTVVAQFGFDVVSIVAGLGIVGIAVGFAAQSTLSNFIAGITLLIERPFRIGDWVTINGQDGKVVKIALRTTWLRTRDNIFTMIPNDSVASSDIINYSAEGATRLNIPVGIAYKESAQAAREVIMPVLRAHPEALQSAGMEPRVMMESLGDSSVNLKAQVWITPDNLDVQPRIMAEILEQIKEALDAAGIEIPFPHLQLFIDDAKGLKPVVEPLYPKLAGD